Sequence from the Streptomyces peucetius genome:
AGCTCGACGATGTAGACGTTCATGCCGCCCGCGTCGCCCGTGCCCGGCTGGTGCAGGGGGGAGGTGTGGACGCTGAGCATGGCGACCCTGCGTGGTTTGCGGTGGCCGCCGGGGAAGCGGATACGCGGTGCCATCCGGCTGCTGCCGAGGCGGGACACGTACTGGCTCACGGCGGCGGTCCTCTCGCTGCGGGCACGACCATGCGCGGGGCCAGCGGTCCCGCACGGTCTCACAACAGCGGAAGGGTGGGTTCCATTTCCAGCTGCGGCCACTTTGCCAAATCATTACCATCTGTGGCCGACGTGTCCCTTGCGCCCCGGATTGCGCTTCCACGGCCCGTCATGCGCACGGACCGCGCCCCGGCAGCGGGCCGGGTCCTCCGCACGCCGGTCCGACCGCATACCCTCGCTGCCATGAACCGCCCCGTCGGGACCGCGACCCGCGGGACGACCAACCCCAACCGGCTCCGCCGCATGGACCGCTGGATCGCGCACGCCCACGGCCCCGCCCTGCGCCGCGCCGACTCCGCGCCCGTCGCCGTGGACCTCGGGTACGGCGCGGCCCCGTGGACCGCCGTCGAGCTGCTGCAGCGACTGCGCACCGCGGATCCGCGGTCGCGGGTCGTCGGCGTCGAGATCGACCCCGCCCGGGTCGCCGCCGCCGGACCCTACGAGCGGGAGGGGCTCACGTTTCGCCACGGCGGCTTCGAGGTGCCCACCGCGGACCGGCCGTCGCTCATCAGGGCGGCGAACGTGCTGCGCCAGTACGACGAGTCGGAGGTCGCCGCCGTGTGGGCGCGGCTGTGCGACCGGCTCGCGCCCGGCGGGCTGCTGGTCGAGGGGACGTGCGACGAGATCGGGCGGCGGCACGTATGGGTGGCGCTCGGCCGGGAGGGCCCGAGGACGGTGACGTTCGCGACCCGGCTCGGCTCGCTCGGGCGCCCCTCCGACCTCGCCGAGCGACTGCCCAAGGCGCTCATCCACCGCAATGTGCCGGGCGAAGCGGTGCACGCCTTCCTCCGGGACTTCGACCGCGCGTGGGCGGCTGCCGCTCCGTACGCCTCGCT
This genomic interval carries:
- a CDS encoding class I SAM-dependent methyltransferase; the protein is MNRPVGTATRGTTNPNRLRRMDRWIAHAHGPALRRADSAPVAVDLGYGAAPWTAVELLQRLRTADPRSRVVGVEIDPARVAAAGPYEREGLTFRHGGFEVPTADRPSLIRAANVLRQYDESEVAAVWARLCDRLAPGGLLVEGTCDEIGRRHVWVALGREGPRTVTFATRLGSLGRPSDLAERLPKALIHRNVPGEAVHAFLRDFDRAWAAAAPYASLGARQRWIKAVADLAGAWPLADDRRRWRQGEVTVEWAALAPNGD